Proteins encoded by one window of Gordonia jinghuaiqii:
- the menE gene encoding o-succinylbenzoate--CoA ligase, which yields MPSTPDVLGRLDDLAAILDGSTTVLPVPADVRAATELGTALGADEPIDDAFSLVISTSGSTGTPKGAQHSPATLAASARATARRLGGPGNWLLALAPHHIAGLQVLLRAVAAGHTPAVLDMRAGFDLESYVRAVEEFDAPRRYTSFVPTELIKVLEHPAATAASRGFDAILVGGAATPKPLRDRALAEGLPIVATYGMSETAGGCVYDGLPLEGVEVHIVDAGPDGVGRVVLGGPVVAHGYRYLPGHPAFAEPGRFRTDDLGSVDENGVLTIVGRADEAISTGGLTIVPQVVEAVILDDPAVSDCAVVGLPDDRLGEKVVAFVVVRAGERLDPKRIHDAVAERLDRYAAPREVIELDELPRRGPGKVDRRALRARFGS from the coding sequence ATGCCGTCGACGCCCGACGTCCTCGGACGCCTCGACGACCTCGCGGCAATCCTGGACGGCTCGACGACGGTCCTTCCCGTTCCCGCCGACGTACGTGCGGCCACCGAACTGGGGACGGCACTCGGCGCCGACGAGCCCATCGACGACGCCTTCTCGCTGGTGATCTCGACCTCCGGGTCCACCGGAACACCCAAGGGCGCGCAGCATTCGCCTGCGACCCTGGCCGCCTCGGCGCGGGCGACCGCCCGCCGACTCGGCGGCCCGGGCAACTGGCTGCTCGCGCTGGCACCCCATCACATCGCCGGCCTGCAGGTTCTGCTCCGCGCAGTCGCCGCCGGTCACACCCCCGCCGTCCTCGACATGCGCGCCGGATTCGATCTCGAGTCGTACGTGCGTGCCGTCGAGGAGTTCGACGCACCGCGGCGGTACACCTCGTTCGTACCGACCGAACTGATCAAGGTCCTCGAACATCCGGCCGCGACCGCCGCCTCACGCGGATTCGACGCGATTCTCGTCGGCGGTGCCGCCACGCCGAAACCGCTGCGGGACCGCGCGCTGGCGGAGGGGTTGCCGATCGTCGCGACCTACGGCATGAGCGAGACCGCGGGCGGCTGCGTCTACGACGGCCTCCCACTCGAGGGCGTCGAGGTGCACATCGTCGACGCCGGGCCCGACGGTGTGGGCCGCGTCGTGCTCGGCGGTCCGGTCGTCGCGCACGGATACCGGTATCTGCCCGGCCATCCCGCCTTCGCCGAACCCGGCCGGTTCCGCACCGACGACCTCGGCTCCGTCGACGAGAACGGCGTGCTGACCATCGTGGGCCGGGCCGACGAGGCGATCTCCACCGGCGGGCTGACCATCGTGCCGCAGGTGGTCGAGGCCGTGATCCTCGACGATCCGGCCGTGAGCGACTGCGCCGTCGTCGGTCTGCCGGACGACCGGCTGGGCGAGAAGGTGGTGGCGTTCGTCGTGGTCCGCGCCGGGGAACGTCTGGATCCGAAGCGGATTCACGACGCGGTGGCCGAACGCCTCGATCGCTACGCCGCACCACGGGAGGTCATCGAACTCGACGAACTCCCCCGTCGTGGCCCGGGAAAGGTCGATCGTCGCGCACTGCGGGCCCGATTCGGTTCGTGA
- a CDS encoding DUF3349 domain-containing protein produces MDRPQFLTRVVEWLRDGYPDGVPQGDYIPLVALLRRQLSEDEVVQVSSELIQESPPPPEPISKVDAGVKITRYTHELPHEDDIARVRAHLEGSGWPFGNEAPS; encoded by the coding sequence GTGGACCGCCCACAGTTCCTCACGAGGGTCGTGGAATGGTTGCGCGACGGTTACCCCGACGGCGTCCCGCAGGGTGACTACATCCCGCTCGTCGCGCTGCTGCGCCGGCAGCTGAGCGAGGACGAGGTCGTCCAGGTGTCCTCGGAGCTCATCCAGGAGTCACCGCCGCCACCCGAGCCGATCTCGAAGGTCGACGCGGGAGTGAAGATCACGCGCTACACCCATGAGTTGCCGCACGAGGACGACATCGCCCGGGTCAGGGCGCACCTCGAGGGTTCGGGCTGGCCGTTCGGCAACGAGGCCCCGTCCTGA
- a CDS encoding inorganic phosphate transporter yields the protein MSGEMLILVLLVITALGFDFTNGFHDTGNAMATSIATGALKPKVAVGLSAILNLVGAFLSVEVAATITKDVLEIQQTSGPDAGELVGGLSATTALLIIFAGLIGGILWNLFTWLFGLPSSSSHALFGGLIGSGLAAVGVGGINWSGITSKVLIPALLAPLIACLVAGCGTWLVFKITRKIADSDKEGGFRYGQIATASLVSLAHGTGDAQKTMGVIAMALIATGHLEASSVSHGLPFWVVFSCAAAIAIGTYLGGWRIIRTLGKGLVEITSPQGMAAEASSAAIILTSSAAGMALSTTQVATGSILGSGLGRKGAQVRWSVAGRMAVAWVTTLPAAGAVGAICYFLAHLLGDVTGALLIFGLLVTAAAYMYWRAQQNKVDSENVNADWVEEAEPGLPLPTTPAEIIEQRDPERTA from the coding sequence ATGAGCGGCGAGATGCTGATCCTGGTGCTGTTGGTGATCACGGCCCTCGGCTTCGATTTCACCAACGGTTTCCACGACACCGGCAACGCCATGGCCACCTCCATCGCGACCGGCGCGCTCAAGCCGAAGGTCGCCGTCGGTCTCTCCGCGATCCTCAACCTGGTCGGCGCCTTCCTCTCGGTGGAGGTCGCGGCGACCATCACCAAAGACGTCCTCGAGATCCAGCAGACCTCGGGCCCCGACGCAGGCGAACTCGTCGGCGGGTTGTCGGCGACGACGGCGTTGCTGATCATCTTCGCCGGGCTCATCGGCGGCATCCTGTGGAACCTGTTCACCTGGTTGTTCGGTCTGCCGTCGAGCTCCTCACACGCATTGTTCGGCGGCCTGATCGGCTCGGGTCTCGCGGCCGTCGGCGTCGGCGGCATCAACTGGTCGGGCATCACCTCGAAGGTGTTGATCCCCGCACTGCTCGCACCGCTGATCGCCTGTCTCGTCGCCGGATGCGGCACGTGGCTGGTCTTCAAGATCACCCGCAAGATCGCCGACTCCGACAAGGAGGGCGGCTTCCGGTACGGACAGATCGCGACGGCCTCGCTGGTCTCCCTCGCGCACGGCACCGGCGACGCACAGAAGACGATGGGCGTGATCGCCATGGCGCTCATCGCGACCGGCCACCTCGAGGCGTCGAGCGTCAGCCACGGACTCCCCTTCTGGGTGGTCTTCAGCTGCGCCGCGGCGATCGCGATCGGTACCTACCTCGGCGGCTGGCGCATCATCCGCACCCTGGGCAAGGGGCTCGTCGAGATCACCTCACCGCAGGGCATGGCCGCCGAGGCGTCATCAGCGGCCATCATCCTCACCTCGAGCGCCGCAGGCATGGCGTTGTCGACCACCCAGGTCGCCACCGGGTCGATCCTGGGTTCCGGACTGGGCCGCAAAGGCGCACAGGTCCGCTGGTCGGTCGCGGGCCGGATGGCGGTCGCCTGGGTGACCACCCTGCCGGCCGCCGGCGCGGTCGGCGCGATCTGCTACTTCCTTGCCCATCTGCTCGGTGACGTGACGGGGGCGCTCCTGATCTTCGGGCTGCTGGTCACCGCGGCGGCCTACATGTACTGGCGGGCACAGCAGAACAAGGTCGACTCCGAGAACGTCAACGCCGACTGGGTCGAGGAGGCCGAGCCCGGCCTCCCGCTGCCGACGACGCCGGCCGAGATCATCGAGCAGCGCGACCCGGAGAGGACCGCGTAG
- a CDS encoding LLM class F420-dependent oxidoreductase yields MTSMKLGMPINYAGDFRETINNLADFEAAGVERIAVPEAYSFDAVSQLGYIAAKTEKMELQTAILPMFSRTPTNLAMTAAGLDYISGGRAVLGIGASGPQVIEGFHGVKYDYPVGRAREHAEICRMVWRREKLNYQGKHYTLPLDKEHGGSGLGKPLKIINHPVRDNIPLLLAAIGPKNIELAAEMFDELQPILFHPEHIDAAFGEALAAGRAKRDPSLGELGIVVQATARISDDAEQIDNARQLVRHHAALYIGGMGARGKNFYNQLAVRYGYVEEAKLVQDLYLDGKKVEAAAAIPEDLVNAMSLIGSKSQVAERVAAFREAGVTCILASPTAPTHAERVAEVEQLRDVFGG; encoded by the coding sequence ATGACATCGATGAAGCTGGGCATGCCGATCAACTACGCGGGCGACTTCCGCGAGACCATCAACAACCTGGCCGATTTCGAGGCCGCGGGGGTGGAGCGCATCGCCGTACCCGAGGCGTACAGCTTCGACGCGGTGTCCCAGCTCGGTTACATCGCCGCCAAGACCGAGAAGATGGAACTGCAGACGGCGATCCTGCCGATGTTCTCGCGTACCCCCACCAACCTGGCGATGACCGCAGCCGGACTCGACTACATCAGCGGCGGCCGAGCCGTGCTGGGTATCGGCGCCTCGGGCCCGCAGGTGATCGAGGGGTTCCACGGCGTCAAATACGACTACCCCGTGGGCCGGGCGCGCGAGCACGCCGAGATCTGCCGGATGGTCTGGCGTCGCGAGAAGCTCAACTATCAGGGCAAGCACTACACGCTCCCGCTAGACAAGGAGCACGGCGGCTCGGGCCTGGGCAAACCGCTGAAGATCATCAACCATCCGGTGCGCGACAACATCCCGCTGCTGCTGGCCGCCATCGGGCCCAAGAACATCGAGCTCGCCGCGGAGATGTTCGACGAACTGCAGCCGATCCTGTTCCATCCGGAGCACATCGACGCCGCGTTCGGCGAGGCGCTCGCCGCGGGCCGGGCCAAGCGCGACCCGTCCCTGGGCGAGTTGGGCATCGTTGTCCAGGCCACCGCCCGGATCTCCGACGACGCCGAGCAGATCGACAACGCCAGGCAACTCGTCCGCCATCACGCCGCGCTCTACATCGGTGGCATGGGGGCCCGCGGCAAGAACTTCTACAACCAGCTCGCCGTCCGTTACGGATATGTCGAGGAGGCCAAGCTCGTCCAAGACCTCTACCTCGACGGCAAGAAGGTCGAGGCCGCCGCGGCGATCCCAGAGGACCTGGTGAACGCGATGTCGCTCATCGGCTCCAAGTCGCAGGTCGCCGAGCGGGTCGCGGCCTTCCGTGAGGCAGGCGTCACCTGCATTCTCGCCTCGCCGACCGCTCCGACGCACGCCGAGCGTGTCGCCGAGGTCGAGCAGCTGCGGGACGTCTTCGGCGGCTGA